The Acetobacter sp. DNA window GCGGGAACGGGCCGATCGGTTACTGCGCCTGATCGAAATTCAGGCACACGAATTCGACTGTGTCATTCACTTCGACCGTATCCGAAACGTGCCAAGCACGATGAATGCGCATCGCCTTGTCGAATGGGCCTCCGCGCGAGGCGACTGCACCGCCCTCGTCCTTTCCATTTTCGAAGCTTTTTTCCAGAATGGTGACGATATCGGCAATCCGGGCGTGCTGGCGGATATCGCGGCGCAGCAGGGGTTCGACCATGATCTGGCGCTTCATTTTCTCAGTGGCCAGACGCTCATGGGGACAGTGACTGCCGGACAGATTCAGGCCCAGAAAGCCGGTATCAACGGCGTACCGTCCTTCATCGTCGAAGGACTGGCGCTGACCGGTGTGCATGACGCCCCGGTTCTCGACAAGCTCATGGACACGGCGCTCCAGATCAGTGATCCGAAAGAGGATTTCCGATTCGACTCCGCCCGCATGTCCCTGTTGCCTCAGCGGGTCTGAAGACCGGCTTCCTCCTCGTGCCTTGCTTCCCGCGCAAAGCGCTGGGCCAGCAGAGCACACACGAAAAGCTGAATCTGGTGGTACAGCATCAGAGGCAGCACCACGAGGCCGACGCTGGAAGCCGGGAATAAGACGTTCGCCATCGGCACGCCGGATGCCAACGTTTTCTTGGAGCCACAGAACACAATGGCGACCTCATCCGCACGGGAATAACCGAGCAGGTGGCTGCCGACCATCGTGATGATAAGCACGAAAGCCAGCAGGGCGCTGTCCACAAGCGCGACCATGCCAAGCTGTGAAAGCGGCAGACTGTGCCAGAGCCCCTGCACGATGGCCTCGCTGAATGCCGAGTAGACAACCACGAGAATTGACCCTCGATCCGAAAAGGAGAGAAGCTTCTTGTGCCGACGCGCCCAGTCGCCGATCCACGGCTGAAGCAGTTGTCCGAGTATGAACGGCAGCAGCAACTGAAACACGATATCCAGCGCTCCACCTGACTTCGAGCCTTCCTTGGCAAGGATCATTCCCACCAGAAGCGGCGTTATGAAGATGCCGAGGATGTTGGAAGCCGTAGCCGAACAGACCGCGGCGGGAACATTGCCCCTACCGATGGAGGTGAAGGCGATCGAGGACTGCACGGTTGACGGCAGGCAGCACAGAAAC harbors:
- a CDS encoding DsbA family oxidoreductase, coding for MNMLAPSRQRMSVEIVFDFVCPWCCMGIQRLIRVFGQRQDIEIFYTWRPFLLNPTPQNKGMAFNDYLEARHGTRERADRLLRLIEIQAHEFDCVIHFDRIRNVPSTMNAHRLVEWASARGDCTALVLSIFEAFFQNGDDIGNPGVLADIAAQQGFDHDLALHFLSGQTLMGTVTAGQIQAQKAGINGVPSFIVEGLALTGVHDAPVLDKLMDTALQISDPKEDFRFDSARMSLLPQRV
- a CDS encoding bile acid:sodium symporter family protein, whose translation is MPFKLDPFLLSLLATLGIATVAPCQGAAVPVFKNLAIMLIALMFFLQGARFSRSAVLSGLTAWKLHLTILACTFVLFPILGLMLHAIAPGLLHPDVWTGVLFLCCLPSTVQSSIAFTSIGRGNVPAAVCSATASNILGIFITPLLVGMILAKEGSKSGGALDIVFQLLLPFILGQLLQPWIGDWARRHKKLLSFSDRGSILVVVYSAFSEAIVQGLWHSLPLSQLGMVALVDSALLAFVLIITMVGSHLLGYSRADEVAIVFCGSKKTLASGVPMANVLFPASSVGLVVLPLMLYHQIQLFVCALLAQRFAREARHEEEAGLQTR